From the Triticum urartu cultivar G1812 chromosome 4, Tu2.1, whole genome shotgun sequence genome, the window tatccgatctaggtgtcatacctagtgcatcgggtccaatgaaaatcttttgtgacaatactggtgcaattgccttggcaaaggaatccagatttcacaagagaaccaagcacatcaagagacgcttcaattccatccgggatctagtccaggtgggagacatagagatttgcaagatacatacggatctgaatattgcagacccgttgactaagcctctaccacgagcaaaacatgatcaacaccaaggctccatgggtgttagaatcattacggtgtaatctagattattgactctagtgcaagtgggagactgaaggaaatatgccctagaggcaataataaagttattatttatttccttataatcatgataaaaggtttattattcatgctagaattgtattaaccggaaacataatacatgtgtgaatacatagataaacaaagtgtcactagtatgactctacttgactagctcgttaatcaaagatggttatgtttcctaaccatgaacaatgagttgttatttgattaacgggatcacatcattaagagaatgatctgattgacatgacccattccattagcttagcacccgatcgtttagtatgttgctattgctttcttcatgacttatacatgttcctgtaactatgagattatgcaactcccgtttaccggaggaacactttgggtactaccaaacgtcacaacgtaactgggtgattataaaggagtactacaggtgtctccaaaggtacatgttgggttggcgtatttcaagattaggttttgtcactccgattgtcggagaggtatctctgggccctcttggtaatgcacatcacataagccttgcaagcattgcaactaatgagttagttgcgggatgatgtattacagaacgagtaaagagacttgccggtaacgagattgaactatgtattggataccgacgatcgaatctcgggtaagtaacataccgatgacaaagggaacaacgtatgttgttatgcggtctgaccgataaagatcttcgtagaatatgtaggagccaatatgggcatccaggtcccgctattggttattgaccggagacgtgtctcggtcatgtctacattgttctcgaacccgtagggtccgcacgcttaaggttacgatgatagttatattatgagtttatgcattttgatgtaccgaaggttgttcagagtctcggatgtgatcacagacatgacaaggagtctcgaaatggtcgagacgtaaagattgatatattgaaagcctatgtttggatatcggaagtgttccgggtgaaatcgggattttaccggagtaccgggaaggttaccggaaccccccgggagctaaatgggccatgatgggccttagtggaaaagagaagaggcagccctacatgggctgcgcgcctcccccttcccccagtcctattaggactacgagaggtggccggccccctctctctctttacccctccgtgaatcctattccaactaggattgggggggggggggaatcctactcccagagggagtaggactctcctggcgcgccacaccttggccggccagcctcccccctctagtcctttatatactgaggcagaggcaccctagaacacacaagttgatccacgtgatctattccttagccgtgtgcggtgcccccagccaccatagtcctcgataatactgtagcggagtttaggcgaagccctgctgctgtagtacatcaagatcgtcaccgcgtcgtcgtgccgacggaactcttccccgacactttgctggatcggagtccggggatcgtcatcgagctgaacgtgtgctcgaactcggaggtgtcgtagtttcggtgcttgatcggttggatcgtgaagacgtacgactacttcctctacgttgtgtcaacgcttccgcagtcggtctgcgtgggtacgtagacaacactctcccctctcgttgctatgcatcacatgatcttgcgtgtgcgtaggaaattttttgaaattactacgaaacccaacaatgaGGTATTTGTTGGCTCAACTCGAGTCATATTTACTATCCCTGTGGGTACTCGAGTAACATGGGGATGCTTTATTGCTTCCCAGGTTTAACTCGTACCCTACTAAACTATGGAGGTATCCGTCAAAATAGTTTCCATAGCGAAACTTATGATGACAACAAAGAGAAATAACTTCTCCTTACCATATGCAACGGATATGGCAAGCACATTCTTTATGTATCATCTAGATTGTACTACTCATACGAAACAACCCGTAGCACATGTTGCATACGAGATAGTTTTCCAGAGTGTCTTGTACACGACAAACTTGGCATACTCGAGACATTGGGTTGAAATCGAAACTATCCGCAATTCCAATGGTTTATGATTATTATGATGCTAAATTCCAACAATATTTGGATTTTGTGTGCACTACAAGTGACACAGGGAAGCTAATTTTAAGGCTCGCACACCTTAAAGTCTACGCTCAACCACTCAGACTCCTTGAATGCATCAAGTCGAGGTAAGTGGCTTTTCCCAGCCATTGAGTAGACTATCCAGATATTCCATGGTTTTAAAACACATATCTACATGATGGTCTTAAGTGTGTTCTTTATTCACACGAAACCATTGGCTGATTATCCTGGCATCGATTTCAAGCAAATCGAATGGATAACATTGCAGAATTCTCCTTGAGGGCCTTCTCTATGGCTTTTGGATTGAAGTTTAGCAATTTATCCTAATGTCTAGACTCAAAATGGTTTGGTAGAATCCTATCCAAAGAGTTAAGCTAATTGCATTATCTTTACTTTGGAATTGCAACTTGCCAACTTTACGTTGGAGTCATGCAGTTTTACATGCTCATGACAGAACTGCACAATATTATTCCCCTCTATCTTTGATATGTGGATATCTACCAAGTATTTCCTATCTACGGTAATTCGGTTGCATACCGATATCACCACCCGGCATACATCATTGGCCCCTCAACATATAGTTGGGATCTATGTGAGGAATAACTGTATTTCCGTCAATACCTCAAGCCCCTCGCATGGGGAGTTATTCAAGGCCAGTATGCTAATTCAATGAGGAACATTTCCAGGCATTAGGGGGAGATTTCAAGTACCATAAAGAATGCCAGGAAATTAGTGGAATGTTCAACACATTTCTGCCTTAAATCCACATACTCAAAGATCTAAACCATGCGTTGAGAAGATTTGCAACACATTGCAAATAACCTGCTAGATTCATTTACTGACTATAAAGGTGTCACACAATCCTACAATCCTGAAAAATATGTCCGAAAGAGTGGAGGTACCAACTAAAACCACTCAACTCCCCGTTCAAAGCAACAGGGGGAGAAGTACGGTAATAGTACATCAGGATTCAGCTTCTCGCAAGCAAGGATATCAAGGCCTGTGAATCAGTAAATGCAAGTCAACTTCACATTGACAGGCACCTAATGGGTAGTATACACCCAGTGGATGGGAAACCTCCACCAACCTAGGTCATAATGCACAAAATGACCGGGACATCGGAATACCTGACTCAATCGCATTGGGAAATCGCGAGCAGTCACTATGGGTAACGATATTTCCATCAACTATATATTGATATATAGATTCTGGAGAATCATATAACCGGAAGTCTACAATTGTCGACATGCATTTCTCAACTAGATTGCAAAAACCTTTCAAATGATTCAGATCCAAATACCATGGCCATGGCAAAGTGTGAACAACACTCGGACTGAACTCAAGCAAAGGGTATAATCTAGGTAGAAATGATCTTGCTCAATAATGGGAAGGTATTCATAAGCAATACCTACACCAGTTTTCTTCTGGAAACAGAATTGAGAACAACGAGGTGGTGAAACAAAGAGCAAGTATTGTAGCACAAGGGTTCACGCAGATACCCAACTATTCTTCAGAGGTGGAATCTCTTTCCGATAACTTTATCATTGGCAGTACAAAATCATATATCTCTGCAGTTGATAGATGTAGTTATCACATATCCATGTGGATAACTAGATTCAGACATATATGGTTGATTTCCGATGGAATCACAATTCTGAATCGAAATACAAAATGCAACATACATTGTGTAAAATCAGTAAGTCACCACAAGACTTATTGTTGTCGGTACATATGGTACAACCGACGTAGTGATATCCTTATACACAAGGATTACTCCTACAATGATGATTATCCATGTTTGTGTGTTTGCAATGAAAACACATGTAATCATCTAGATGGCGGAGTTTAAAATGAAGGATTTGGGTGAACCAAAATACCGCTTGTTACTACAACTTAAGCACCTTCATTCATATATTATGGTATACTATGTTGTCTATCTCCAAAATATATTGGAGAACATTGTAGACAAATCTTATCCATCCATAACTCTCATGGTAGTTCATTCTCTAGACATAGAGAAAGACCTATTTAGACCAAGAGATGATGGAAATGAGATATTGGGACTCAACGTTCCATAATGCCATTGGATCCACCAAACACAATTGGTTGGTACTCAAGAATATCTTTCGATATCTCCAAGGCATCAAACATCTTGTCCTGATTTTTCAGTTTCCCAGAAACGTGAACACCAATATCATTGGATAGATCGATCAGATCCCCACTATGTCAGATCGTAGACAAGCTTAATGTTCCTACTAGGTGTAGTAGCCCCCTCATGAAGAGTCTTCGAAACAGACCTCATGACTACATCCACCAACCATTATCTCAACGATAATGTTTCTTGTGTTGCCCGGATGCAAACAGGTTACATAATAAGCAATATCACTATATTGCATATCTTGCAAGTCAAATCATGCGATTGATTTGTTCATCGGGTATCTACCAACTTCTATGTTCCAGAAATGTGTTCATAGAATTGGTAGGTGACGGCTTCGAATTTTGCAAGAATCAGGGGGAGTATCTTTCTGAATTGTTCCTATTCAATGCATCATATTATACTCTTTTTCCCTTCATGAGTTTACTTTACAGGTTCCCGTGAAGGTTTTTAATGAGGTAATATCAACATGAGATCATATGTCATACTTTCAGTTTTCCCCACCGGGGTTTTTAGGAAAGTATATACGACATATTTATTGTCCTCTAAAACTCTATGGGTTTTCTCGTATTGAGTTAAAAGAGACAATAACCATTATATGTTGCATCATATTCTTCTTATTTTTCCCACTGGGTTTGAAGGAGTTTTAGCAACAGATCAAACATCTATCTCCTCACATTTTTCCCACAGAGTTTTTCGAGGAGACTTACttaagttgatgatgatgaaaaTTCTCAAAGACAAACCAACTTGGAGGAGCTTTTATGAAGATGATAAAACTACATAGACAAGCGTAGATTAGGGGGAGTGTTAAGACTTAATTAAAACAAGTTAATTAAGGATTAAATCTCCACTTATCCTGACCGTCATATAAATAGACGCGACTTTTGTAAGCGTCGTGTCCCTCCGAATGCGTCTCTTCGGAGACTATAAATATGTAACTTGTCATCATCAATAGACAGTTTTCAATACTATCGATTGTCTCTCGTTTTCTTTCAACACATATGACTTATTGCCTCTGTGTCCCATGAAAAAAAACCCCATGAACAAACTCCGCAGTGAAATGATCAATGTGTTGTGttgaaaaaaaattcagagaaaAACACATGTTCACTTCATCCGATCAAAGATACAATTTTGACTAAACCGAAACTAATTGGAACCAAATCAATTGAAAACGTATAGCAGACAAGAGATACATTGTAAAGTAACATAATTGAGATTCTTAGACTGAAAATTCCCAAGCCTATGGCCGGAATGGAACTCACCGTACTCGGGAACGTGCCCCTGTTCGTGCCGCCGCATGGGCGCCATCGTTGCCTCTCACACAGCAGCGACGTGATGTGGTCGCCCCCAACACACGATCCCTCAATGTACGTCTCTAATAGGTCCTCCGATGACGGCGATCAccggccgccgcagccgcccTAATCGCCCGTGCGTGGGTGAAAGAAAGAAAAGGGTATGCCCGAAGTGCTGAACTGCAACGAGGAAGGATGCGGGGCTTGATCTGCAATGAAGAAACACTCAGGGTCCGTATCGCAAAATTGTCCGCTGAACGTGCGGAGCGACGGGCCTCGCTGCTGAGTGCTGACGTGTCCCGCCGTGTACCGGCTGCGCGTCGCCAGGACCGTACGTGGTCCGTATTATCGAGTACATGGACTGTAATGAGGCATTATGGGAGTACGAGGACTGTTATAGACATGGCCTGCAAGTTCAAGGATCCGAGATGCATTTTACTCCCTTCTTTTGTATTTTCTCTATGCCTTCAAATACTTTCTTTTTCAGTTCTGCTGGGGCCCCCTCACCCTCCTTGTAAATATGTAGACATGCAAGGTGTTGGGCTCTCTCCTTTAATGAAAAAGATACTGTAGGCGGTTTCCCTGCTGTTTTCTCGTCAAAGAAGATCATTGGTATGTTGTCCagttagggatggcaatgggtcgggtttggggcgggtgaagctggtccaaatccaacccatgacccatcttcctaccctctgcccatccaccaaattatccatgggcataacttgtgcccatgcccaaacccgttcgatacccacatacccatggagttccatgggcatagaaaagtcagcatgaaaccttcccaaatatcaaatcaactcatcatcattcactcacaaatgacaacataagctacatgcataagtaggtaacaagtaatacgatgagtccttgagtgtgacataccagaggttgattctgtagcatatagctcatggcacaagttgcatatttcctgCCATTTCCCATTGATTCGCTCTTTCTACTATCACTAGCATATGACCTCACATGTCATACGGAtatccattggatatccatggagcacaaactataaccatgcccaacccggctgttcgtgggtatccatatccaTGGACCCATGGGCAGAAATGTGCTCCATACCCTTGCCTAACCGGGCCAGGTATCCagatccatggataaaattgtCATCCCTATGTCCAATGTGATGTCAGGTAAACCCTGAAACTTGTCTCAAAACCAAAAAATAAACCATGAACTGGAGCTTTAGTTAGCCCGTTTCGTTGTTTTCCTCGCATGGAATAAAGATCTTGAGCCACAAGTTGTGTCTGTGTGCATGTCCAAGCATATGGGAGTGCAGTACTAGCTCTAGCGCCACATTGCTGGGGTCGTGGGATGGCACAATCACCAAATAGAGAGCGTGGCGAGAGattcaggagctgatcgagcggCCAGCTGAGGGCATGTCCAATGCCAAGACTCTTAGGCTGCTGCCAATGCAtgggtgcttagatgaggtgctgaGCACATTAAATAGCTTAGCAACTATACTTTCCAATACATAGGTGCTTAGCTTATGGTTGCTAAGCTTGCTTCATTTAATGATTTAGCAACTAAAGTTCTTCATGTATTGGTGGGCTCCTTTCTTTTAAATGTTTTGCCTAGGTTCATGCATTTAGCATTGGTTCTTTCTGGGGTCACCACACTCATCTCTCTCCTCTTAAATAACTTGTCACATCAAATTTTTTACGTATGTGAAAGGCTTAACACCTGTACAAAGTGAAGCATTGAGAGGGGCCTTAACTGGGCGCTTAACTACTGCCACCTAACTAAGCGCCTATACAGGAGGCTAGCTTGCAACGCGTAAGTGCCCAACCAGGCGCTTATTCCATGACACAAATCGCCTAAGCGTCCGGCTCCAGGTGTGGCATCGGGCGCCCAGGAATTTGGTCAGTGCCGTGAAAATAGCTGGGATTTTAATCCCTAGCGCCTATCTAAGCGTTCCCATTGTGATGCCCTGACACGTACGACATCCCAACATTGAGTAGAGCCTGTTCGACAACACTCCAGCTCCAAAACACGGCCGGAGCGTGCGGAGCGGTGTGGAACACATCAGCTCTGCGGATCTGATATTCGAGAGCGGAGCGGCGTGCAATACAATTTTGCGGAGCGGCCTGACCCTCGCTCCTCGTTTCAGTAAAATCGAGATCTGTTCAAAATTACAGTGCCATTAATAGGGCCTCGCGGCGAAAATGAGATGCCCGATTGGGTTTTGTAGGTCGCGCAGTCCCTTCCGCGTGGGCGTGGCGCTTGCGTAGTTGCGTTGCACGAGAGCCTCTCATCCTCTCGCCTTCAAACCCCATCCATCTCCTCGATCTTACCCCCCGCGGCCCCGCTCCCGCGCCCACGGCCATGGCGTCTCTCTACCACTCCTCCCTCCCGCTCTCCCCGCCGTCCTCCAGCTGCCATGGTGTCCTCTCCTTGGCCCCTCGAACCGCGGCGCCCTTCGTCTGCCTCTGCAGAGCGCCACCGCAAGACAACCACGACGCGGAGCTCCTCGGCGCGCTCCAGTCCGACGGCAATGGCAGCCTCCTCAGAGAACATCCCGCGTCAGCCAAAGTTCTAGAGTCGGGCTCTGCAGAATTGGGtgacggcagcggcggcgggaggaggagctcTCAGGCTCAGCTCCGGGCGCGTGACTGCGCGAGGCGGATCATGAGCCTCCCCATGGAGGAGCGGGTGAAGGTGCTCGACCTCCTGCAGCGCGACGACGCGGCGCTCACCATCTCCGACTACAACGACATCATCTCCGCGCTCGCGAGGGGCGGGGACTACGACTCCGCGGTCGCGCTCTTCAGGGCGCTCGAGCCCAACGGCGTCGTTGCCCCGGACGCCCACTCTTTCGCCATCGCCGTGCAGTGCTTCTGCAGGAAGGGCGCGCCCGACGAGGCAAAGGAGACGCTTGACGAGATGGTGGCTCGCGGTCACCTCCCCAGCGTCGCCGCCTTCTCCGCCGTCGTGGGCTGCCTCTGCAAACGTGGACGCGTCACCAGGGCCATGGAGGTGTTCGACACCATGCGTGCCGTCGGGAGCGAGCCCACCATCCGCACGTACAACAGCCTCATCGGCGGGCTCTGCTACGTCGGCCGCCTCGAGGAGGCGCGGGACCTCCTCAACAAGCTCAAGGACTCGCCCAAGCAGACGGCGGACATCTACACCTTCACCATTGTGCTGGACGGGTTCTGCAAGGTAGGCCGGACGGAGGACGCCATGGCCATCTTCGAAGATGCCATCCGGATGGGCCTCTCGCCCACGATATTCACCTACAATGCGCTGCTCAACGGCCACTGCAAGGAGGGGAACCTGCTGAAAGCGTATGACCTGCTCATGGAGATGTGCGACAACGATGACTGCCCGCCGGACAAGATCAGCTTCAGCATTGTGCTGCCGGCGCTGCTGCGGGCAGGCGAGATCTCCGCAGCGTGGAAGACTTTCAAACGCATGGAGCACGCCGGGTTCGAGGCGGACAGCCGAGCACTGGACACGCTGGCCCGGGGCCTATGCCGGCAATGTGCGGCGGACATCTCGGTCCTGAAGGACGCCAAGGAGGTGTTCGGCAAGGTGGTGGCGGCCGGGCACGAGCCGGTGTCGTACACGTACTGCCTGATGGCGCAGGCACTGGCGCGCGGCGGCGAGGTGGACGCAGCCGTGGCCATATTGGACGACATGGTGCGCAAGGGGTATGCGCTGCGGAAGCGCGCGTACACGGACGTGGTGCGCGCGCTGTGCGACCGCAGCAGGACGCACGACGCTCTCCGGGTGCTGGCCGCGGTGATCACGAAGGACTTCGTGCCCGGCCGGAACGCGTTCGACGCGCTGCTCGAAGAGCTCAGCCGGCAGGGGAGGTGGCCCGACGCCATGGCCGTGTACGGCGCTGCGGTGAAGCGGGGCGTCGTGGTGTCGCTGAAGCGTCACGTCAAGGAGGCGCTGGCGCGGGATCAGAAGAAGGAAGAGGCGTGGGAATCGCCCGCACAGTTGTGTGTCCCATAGTGAGAGAGGAGTGTACTGGATCTGGCTTGACCGCTCCCTCCTCATGCTTCCATCCGTGTTCCCACTTTATTTTACGGCTGTCTTTTTTTTAATCTAATTATCTTCTCCCCTGATTTTAAGGGATGGGGCCGGGGCTTATTTTGTTTCAATCAAATCATGCCACGTATGCGGGAGCACGGGATGAGAGCATGCTGGGGGAGCAGACAAGTCTCCCCACAAATACCTTCTTCTTGGAGGCTTTCCATTCGATGCCGAAGACAATGATTTGATTCTGATGTGCAAATGCCTCATGGGTTCTCGTGAAAGAGATTGTGGCATCACTGCACCGGCAATTTCAATGTTGTTTCACAGAAAGGCGGTAGAACTGAGATTAGGGCATCTTCAACGCCAACCCGCAAAAATTCTTCTGCGTCTGTCCGTAAAGAAGGGGGACCAATTCACGGACACGGATGCGAGAGGTAGtcatccaaccgtagccgcatATATTTTCATATAATAATTAGAATCAACTGAACGAAATTCGTTCAAACACGGCCgaatttcatataaacatgacggatttcattacgAATACATTTAAATGGTGCTGGCCTGTTAGGCGGGCTCTGAAGTATAGTTTATACCTAACCTAAATGATTGTCGGCATCCGGTTTCTGTGTTTGACCATCAACCCCAAGAACTGAAGCTTCACCGTCTTCAGTCCCGCCTCGTCGCTCTCCAGCCCCATCTCCGTAACCTCCGCCTCAGGAGTCCTGGGAACTGAAGCTATCCGTCTCCACGTCGTCGCCAAGCGAGTAATCAGCCGAAGATGCTCAGCCCATTAAGCTTGGCGTCGACGGGAGGGGAGGAGCGGTGGCCTTCCTGGGACACGAGCGATGGCGACCTACCATGCACTACTCTTTCTCGCTGCCAGCAGCGCCCGAGGACGTGCCGGCTCTTCGTGATCGTGGCGCCCGGGCGCAGCCTCGGTGATTTCCTCCTTGTCGGCCTCGCCGAACAATGCCTCGCCCGCCTCGTCTTCACACTCCTTGCCGGCGGCCGCCACCTCCG encodes:
- the LOC125551398 gene encoding putative pentatricopeptide repeat-containing protein At3g16710, mitochondrial, giving the protein MASLYHSSLPLSPPSSSCHGVLSLAPRTAAPFVCLCRAPPQDNHDAELLGALQSDGNGSLLREHPASAKVLESGSAELGDGSGGGRRSSQAQLRARDCARRIMSLPMEERVKVLDLLQRDDAALTISDYNDIISALARGGDYDSAVALFRALEPNGVVAPDAHSFAIAVQCFCRKGAPDEAKETLDEMVARGHLPSVAAFSAVVGCLCKRGRVTRAMEVFDTMRAVGSEPTIRTYNSLIGGLCYVGRLEEARDLLNKLKDSPKQTADIYTFTIVLDGFCKVGRTEDAMAIFEDAIRMGLSPTIFTYNALLNGHCKEGNLLKAYDLLMEMCDNDDCPPDKISFSIVLPALLRAGEISAAWKTFKRMEHAGFEADSRALDTLARGLCRQCAADISVLKDAKEVFGKVVAAGHEPVSYTYCLMAQALARGGEVDAAVAILDDMVRKGYALRKRAYTDVVRALCDRSRTHDALRVLAAVITKDFVPGRNAFDALLEELSRQGRWPDAMAVYGAAVKRGVVVSLKRHVKEALARDQKKEEAWESPAQLCVP